In Balearica regulorum gibbericeps isolate bBalReg1 chromosome 2, bBalReg1.pri, whole genome shotgun sequence, one DNA window encodes the following:
- the LOC104637535 gene encoding lymphocyte antigen 6E, producing the protein MKALLLAVLVAVLCVEKAHTLICFSCSDASSNWACLKPVKCGENENHCVTTYVGVGIGSKSGQSISKGCSPICPSAGINLGIAAASVYCCDSFLCNISGSSSVKASYAVLALGVLVSFIYVLRARE; encoded by the exons ATGAAGGCGCTCCTGCTCGCTGTGTTAGTTGCGGTGCTGTGCGTGGAGAAag CCCACACGCTCATCTGCTTTTCGTGCTCGGATGCATCCTCCAACTGGGCCTGCCTGAAGCCTGTCAAGTGCGGGGAGAATGAAAACCACTGTGTGACGACGTATGTTGGAGTGGGAATCG GCAGCAAAAGTGGCCAGTCCATCTCCAAAGGATGCTCTCCCATTTGCCCCAGCGCTGGGATTAACCTCGGCATAGCGGCTGCCTCCGTTTACTGCTGCGACTCCTTCCTCTGCAACATCAGTGGTTCCAGCAGTGTGAAAGCCAGCTATGCGGTCCTGGCCTTGGGGGTCCTCGTTAGCTTCATCTACGTCCTCAGGGCTCGCGAGTGA